From Candidatus Omnitrophota bacterium, the proteins below share one genomic window:
- a CDS encoding CbiX/SirB N-terminal domain-containing protein: MKAVLLASHGSYSPKTKQEIITLARRLKRRSGRGIVRYAFLEIESPNIPHGIDLCVQDGATEIIVLLNFLNSGKHADQDIPKIIRNATLRHPGIKIRMTKPLAHHPQFVKFLATMIRPS, from the coding sequence ATGAAAGCCGTTCTCCTTGCTTCTCACGGGAGCTACTCTCCAAAAACCAAGCAGGAAATCATCACCCTGGCCCGTCGCCTGAAGCGCAGGAGCGGGCGCGGGATCGTCCGGTATGCTTTTCTTGAAATAGAATCCCCCAATATTCCGCACGGGATCGATCTCTGCGTCCAGGATGGCGCCACGGAAATCATCGTCCTTTTGAATTTCTTGAATTCAGGCAAGCACGCGGATCAGGATATCCCGAAGATCATCCGGAACGCGACCCTCCGCCACCCCGGGATAAAAATTCGCATGACCAAGCCTTTGGCGCATCATCCGCAATTCGTGAAATTTCTCGCAACGATGATCCGGCCATCATGA
- the glpE gene encoding thiosulfate sulfurtransferase GlpE, with product MPAQSIDVQSAKNMIKNGQVLVVDIRDPRTYSEGHLPGALSVGPQSVKEFMTQADRNKPLICYCYHGISSQSAAEYFFQNGFKTVYSLTGGYEAWVAEHQVILEDLGDGGQ from the coding sequence ATGCCGGCCCAGTCCATCGATGTTCAAAGCGCAAAAAACATGATCAAAAATGGTCAGGTGTTGGTTGTGGATATCCGCGATCCCAGGACTTACAGCGAAGGACACCTGCCAGGGGCCCTGTCCGTGGGTCCGCAATCAGTCAAAGAATTCATGACTCAGGCGGACCGGAATAAGCCGCTGATCTGTTATTGTTATCACGGAATCAGCAGCCAGTCCGCGGCAGAATATTTTTTTCAAAACGGGTTCAAAACAGTTTACAGTCTGACAGGCGGGTACGAGGCCTGGGTCGCCGAGCATCAAGTGATTTTAGAGGACTTAGGTGACGGCGGTCAGTAG
- a CDS encoding NAD(+)/NADH kinase, whose protein sequence is MKNVLLLYKKSTYAHYFTDKRVKYSWISPRFDNMARFQRTHIQHYRTMTEIEQYLRVKKISYVAEMRGRMIDYSGFDFVLTVGGDGTFLEAAQQVTRQLILGINSDPVWSVGRFCAANSHTFRKVLDSILSGKFRTQILNRLKMKIRDTGATFNILNDVLVCHENPATMSRYILKIRGIGDEHRSSGIWISPAAGSTGAIRSAGGKILPLLSDWWQYMPRELYYKTGQTHKLRGGTLTAQDRLTLVSAMKDGVAYVDGSHLKHSLRLGDEVTIRKSSEPLKMVLA, encoded by the coding sequence ATGAAAAATGTTTTGCTGCTTTACAAAAAAAGCACATACGCCCATTATTTTACCGATAAACGGGTCAAGTACAGCTGGATATCGCCGCGTTTCGACAACATGGCCCGCTTTCAGAGAACTCATATCCAGCATTACAGAACCATGACCGAGATAGAACAATATCTTCGAGTTAAGAAAATCTCCTATGTCGCTGAAATGCGGGGACGGATGATCGATTATTCCGGTTTTGATTTTGTCCTCACGGTCGGAGGGGACGGGACCTTTTTGGAGGCCGCCCAGCAGGTCACCCGCCAGTTGATCCTGGGGATCAATTCAGACCCGGTCTGGAGCGTGGGGCGGTTTTGCGCCGCCAACAGCCATACATTCCGGAAAGTCCTGGATTCCATTCTCTCCGGGAAATTCAGGACGCAAATCTTGAACCGGCTGAAAATGAAAATCCGGGACACAGGGGCCACATTCAACATCCTGAATGACGTCCTGGTGTGTCATGAGAATCCGGCGACGATGAGCCGGTACATTCTCAAAATCCGCGGGATCGGCGATGAGCACAGGAGTTCCGGCATCTGGATTTCTCCCGCCGCCGGTTCGACCGGGGCTATCCGCTCCGCCGGCGGAAAAATTCTGCCGCTGTTGAGCGACTGGTGGCAGTACATGCCCAGGGAACTCTATTATAAAACTGGGCAAACCCACAAGCTTCGGGGAGGCACCCTCACAGCACAGGACAGATTGACGCTGGTCTCGGCCATGAAAGACGGCGTGGCTTACGTGGACGGCAGCCATCTCAAGCATTCCCTGCGGCTGGGCGATGAGGTGACCATCCGCAAATCTTCCGAGCCTTTAAAAATGGTCCTGGCATGA
- a CDS encoding PQQ-dependent sugar dehydrogenase has product MTRKRLCVVTALGLLFLAAVVMSLAGPWSNLGYRLGRLWRAERVSGIIPLEAFPHLTFEQPVDLQHSPDGSDRLFVVEQKGMIRVFQNIPATKSTAAFLDIRDRVFAGHMEEGLLGLAFHPQYRTNGLFYVYYSAKDPRRSVLARFQRSASNPVQADIQSQSIILEVPQPYGNHNGGQIAFGPDGYLYVALGDGGGSGDPHGNGQNLKTLLGKILRIDVDRPVSGRAYGIPPDNPFVGHAVGGREEIYAYGLRNPWRFSFDPLTKQLWAGDVGQDKPLEEVNIIRKGKNYGWNILEGRECFNPPQGCSTLGLELPVWQYTSDKGRSITGGYVYRGKKIPGLYGKYIYADFMSGNIWALASDGKKTTVNKLIHADPGLYISSFGVDQDQELYFCSFNGNIYRLAASPQQAMKESEK; this is encoded by the coding sequence ATGACTCGTAAAAGATTATGCGTAGTGACAGCCCTCGGCCTTTTATTTCTGGCGGCCGTGGTGATGTCTCTGGCGGGTCCCTGGAGCAATCTCGGGTACCGGCTGGGGCGGTTATGGCGCGCAGAGAGAGTATCCGGGATCATTCCGCTGGAGGCCTTCCCGCACCTGACCTTTGAGCAACCCGTGGACCTGCAGCATTCGCCTGATGGCAGCGACCGGTTGTTTGTCGTTGAACAAAAGGGCATGATCCGGGTTTTTCAAAATATCCCGGCCACAAAATCAACGGCTGCTTTTTTGGACATCCGCGACAGGGTCTTTGCCGGACACATGGAAGAAGGCCTGCTGGGGCTTGCGTTTCATCCGCAATACCGGACAAATGGTCTTTTTTATGTTTATTATTCCGCAAAAGATCCGCGCAGGAGCGTTTTGGCAAGATTCCAACGCTCGGCTTCTAATCCGGTGCAAGCGGATATTCAGAGTCAAAGCATCATCCTGGAGGTCCCGCAGCCGTATGGCAATCACAATGGCGGACAGATTGCTTTCGGGCCGGACGGATACCTTTATGTGGCGTTGGGGGACGGTGGCGGGAGCGGCGACCCCCATGGAAACGGGCAAAATTTAAAAACTCTGCTTGGGAAAATTTTACGCATCGATGTTGACCGGCCTGTTTCCGGCCGGGCCTATGGCATCCCGCCGGACAACCCGTTTGTCGGCCATGCTGTGGGGGGCAGGGAAGAGATTTACGCCTATGGCCTGCGCAATCCCTGGCGTTTCAGTTTTGATCCGCTCACAAAACAGCTTTGGGCCGGGGACGTGGGCCAGGACAAACCGCTGGAAGAAGTGAATATCATCCGGAAGGGAAAGAATTACGGTTGGAATATTCTAGAAGGCCGGGAGTGCTTTAACCCTCCGCAGGGGTGCTCCACTCTCGGACTTGAACTGCCGGTTTGGCAGTATACCAGCGACAAAGGCCGGTCCATCACCGGCGGGTATGTCTACCGGGGGAAAAAAATCCCCGGCTTATATGGCAAATACATTTACGCCGATTTTATGTCCGGCAATATCTGGGCTTTGGCGTCCGATGGGAAGAAAACAACGGTCAACAAGCTGATCCACGCAGACCCGGGTTTGTATATTTCTTCTTTTGGAGTTGATCAAGATCAGGAACTTTATTTTTGTTCCTTCAACGGGAATATTTATCGTCTTGCCGCTTCTCCTCAACAGGCCATGAAAGAATCAGAGAAATGA
- a CDS encoding HAD family phosphatase, with amino-acid sequence MIDLKKNQGRLDIQAVVFDMDGVITHTMPDHFRAWREILAAEGVHVSHHDIYSREGQRGITSLQEIFSEKGVVYSRRTAQRLLREKEELFKSISRQRFIPGARNFIRSLHRRGYRLGLVTGTSRHELHRILPDALYKLFDVTVTGDEVGNGKPHPEPFIKALRELAIDPRQAIVIENAPFGIAAAKAAGLKCLALETSLPRAYLQDADLVFESIRDLQARIRFPGRRAGHA; translated from the coding sequence ATGATCGATTTGAAGAAAAATCAGGGCCGGCTGGATATCCAGGCGGTCGTTTTCGACATGGACGGCGTGATCACGCATACCATGCCGGACCATTTCAGGGCCTGGCGGGAAATCCTGGCCGCTGAGGGGGTCCACGTTTCTCACCACGATATTTACAGCCGCGAGGGGCAGCGCGGAATCACGAGTCTGCAGGAAATTTTCAGCGAGAAGGGCGTCGTTTATAGCCGCCGGACAGCCCAGCGGCTTCTGAGAGAAAAGGAAGAACTCTTCAAGTCCATTTCCAGGCAACGGTTTATTCCCGGCGCCAGGAATTTCATCCGCTCTCTACACCGCAGGGGGTATCGGTTGGGGCTCGTGACCGGCACCTCGAGGCACGAACTTCATCGAATCCTGCCGGATGCCCTCTATAAATTGTTTGACGTCACCGTCACCGGGGACGAAGTGGGCAACGGCAAACCACACCCGGAACCGTTTATAAAGGCCCTCCGGGAACTCGCCATCGATCCGCGACAGGCCATTGTGATCGAAAACGCTCCGTTTGGGATCGCGGCCGCAAAAGCGGCCGGACTCAAATGTCTGGCTTTGGAAACTTCGCTTCCGCGGGCCTATCTGCAGGATGCCGATCTCGTTTTTGAGTCGATCCGGGACCTCCAGGCCAGAATCCGCTTTCCCGGCAGAAGGGCAGGTCACGCGTGA